A single region of the Acidobacteriota bacterium genome encodes:
- the ppk1 gene encoding polyphosphate kinase 1, whose amino-acid sequence MANPESAAADNLIEPSLESVPEPAGDSAPETAAEPPRPTIAPGLPEHYNNRELSWLQFNSRVLEEARDSRHPLLERVKFLSIYGSNLDEFFMVRVSGLCRQLERGALEAPPDGMTPSEQLAGIRSQLRRERALVYGCWHEDLLPKLRDAGIEIVSHDSLSAKKKRKLRSYFEREIFPVLTPLAFDPSHPFPHVSNLSLNLAVVIDDGSQGERFARVKVPQVLPRLVRAPGGGRDELGLGKSGRGKFVWIEELIAANLDLLFPGMKIAAAYTFRVTRDADLDIEEDEASDLLTAIVEVVGQRHFGSVVRLEVHEDMPKRIRTLLEQNMGLAPFQVDTLPSPLGLADLSEIAFLDRPELRDSAIRPVRPAALRSEESLFGAIRRRDHLLYHPYDSFSPVVRLLREAAADPDVIAIKQTLYRVGANSPVVEALMEARQKGKQVSVLVELKARFDEEYNIGWARALEAAGVHVVYGVMGLKTHAKMCLVVRREGGKLHSYVHVATGNYNPVTARIYTDIGILTDDAEIASDVAKLFNAITGYVREERYSRLLVAPHQMRRELIRRIDREIEGHRLRGDGRLIFKMNSLVDRECIDALYRASQAGVEVLLQVRGICCLRPGVPGLSENISVTSIVGRFLEHSRLYYFRNGGDEELFTGSADLMPRNLNGRVELLCPILEPDLRRAALRDILAPHLMDTANCRRLESDGRYVRIEPEAGEPPFDSQRALLEDSHGWHLE is encoded by the coding sequence GTGGCGAATCCAGAATCCGCAGCCGCCGACAACCTGATCGAGCCGTCCCTTGAGTCGGTCCCGGAGCCGGCTGGCGACTCCGCGCCCGAAACGGCGGCCGAACCGCCGCGGCCGACGATCGCGCCGGGCCTGCCCGAGCACTACAACAACCGGGAGCTGAGCTGGCTGCAGTTCAACAGCCGGGTTCTGGAGGAAGCGCGCGATTCGCGGCATCCCTTGCTGGAGCGAGTCAAGTTCCTGTCGATCTACGGGAGCAACCTGGACGAGTTCTTCATGGTCCGGGTGTCGGGACTCTGCCGGCAGTTGGAACGCGGCGCGCTCGAGGCGCCGCCCGACGGCATGACCCCGTCCGAGCAGTTGGCCGGCATCCGTTCCCAGCTTCGGCGGGAGCGCGCGCTCGTCTACGGTTGCTGGCACGAGGATCTCCTGCCCAAGCTCAGGGATGCCGGGATCGAGATCGTCTCCCACGATTCGCTCTCGGCCAAGAAGAAGCGCAAGCTGCGCTCCTACTTCGAGCGCGAGATCTTCCCGGTTCTGACACCGCTCGCCTTCGATCCCAGTCATCCCTTCCCCCACGTTTCCAACCTGAGCCTGAACCTGGCGGTCGTCATCGACGACGGCAGCCAGGGCGAGCGTTTCGCCCGCGTCAAGGTGCCGCAGGTCCTGCCGCGACTCGTGCGGGCGCCCGGTGGCGGCCGCGACGAACTCGGTCTGGGCAAGTCGGGACGCGGCAAGTTCGTCTGGATCGAGGAGTTGATCGCGGCCAACCTCGACCTGCTCTTCCCCGGCATGAAGATTGCGGCGGCCTATACCTTCCGCGTCACCCGCGACGCCGACCTGGACATCGAGGAAGACGAAGCGAGCGACCTCCTGACCGCGATCGTCGAGGTCGTCGGCCAGCGGCACTTCGGTTCCGTCGTCCGTCTCGAGGTGCACGAGGACATGCCCAAGCGGATCCGCACCCTCCTCGAGCAGAACATGGGCTTGGCGCCGTTCCAGGTCGACACGCTGCCGTCGCCCCTCGGTCTGGCCGACCTGAGCGAGATCGCCTTCCTCGACCGGCCGGAGCTTCGCGACAGTGCGATCCGGCCTGTGCGGCCGGCTGCGCTCAGGAGCGAGGAGTCCCTGTTCGGCGCCATTCGCCGACGCGATCACCTCCTGTACCACCCCTACGACAGTTTCTCTCCAGTGGTGCGGCTGCTACGGGAAGCGGCTGCCGATCCCGACGTCATCGCGATCAAGCAGACTCTCTACCGCGTGGGCGCGAACTCGCCGGTCGTCGAAGCGCTGATGGAGGCGCGGCAGAAGGGCAAGCAGGTTTCGGTCCTGGTCGAGTTGAAGGCGCGCTTCGACGAGGAGTACAATATCGGTTGGGCGAGGGCGCTGGAGGCGGCGGGCGTTCATGTGGTGTACGGCGTGATGGGGCTCAAGACCCACGCCAAGATGTGTCTCGTCGTGCGTCGTGAGGGAGGAAAGCTGCACTCCTACGTTCACGTCGCGACGGGCAACTACAACCCGGTCACGGCGCGCATCTACACCGACATCGGAATCCTGACGGACGACGCGGAGATCGCCTCGGACGTCGCCAAGCTGTTCAACGCGATCACCGGCTACGTCCGCGAGGAGCGCTACAGCCGGCTGCTGGTCGCGCCTCACCAGATGCGTCGGGAACTCATCCGGCGAATCGACCGGGAGATCGAGGGCCACCGGCTACGCGGAGACGGCCGCCTAATCTTCAAGATGAACTCGCTGGTGGACCGGGAGTGCATCGACGCCCTGTACCGCGCCTCCCAGGCCGGCGTCGAGGTGCTCCTGCAGGTGCGAGGAATCTGCTGCCTGCGGCCCGGGGTGCCGGGCCTGTCCGAGAACATCTCGGTGACGTCCATCGTCGGCCGGTTCCTCGAGCACTCGCGCCTCTACTACTTCCGCAACGGCGGCGACGAGGAGTTGTTCACCGGCAGCGCGGACCTGATGCCCCGCAACCTGAACGGACGCGTCGAGCTGCTCTGCCCGATCCTCGAACCGGACCTGCGCCGGGCGGCTCTGCGCGACATCCTGGCGCCTCACCTGATGGACACGGCGAACTGCCGCCGCCTCGAGTCTGACGGTCGCTATGTTCGGATCGAGCCCGAGGCAGGGGAACCGCCGTTCGACTCACAGCGGGCGCTGCTCGAGGACAGCCACGGCTGGCACCTGGAGTAG